Below is a genomic region from Osmia bicornis bicornis chromosome 3, iOsmBic2.1, whole genome shotgun sequence.
ATACATTTACTGAAActgttttttaatttagtttctaataattatttatattttagatCCAGATTGGGCTAGTTTAAATTTGGGTGTATTAATGTGTATCGAATGCTCAGGAATACACAGAAACTTGGGTTCACACATATCAAAAGTTAGGTCATTAGACTTGGATGATTGGTCGTAAGTGCGATAACTTCTTcgtaatattttctattttccagtaataaacatttaaaataaccgtaatattaattttagcGCAGGTCAATTAAGTGTAATGTTAGCCCTTGGTAATGATATAGCAAATAGTGTTTGGGAATATTGTTTAAACGGGAAACAAAAGCCAAATTCAGATTCTCCTagagaagaaaaggaacagTGGATCAGATGGAAATACGAAGACAAAGTTTTTTTACCACCAATTAATCCAAATATTTCTTTAGGAAAATTGCTTATCGATTCAGTTTGCCGGTAAATatcttcaaaataaaaaaactatAACCGATCATCATAGTTGGATAACTTTTATACGAAATATAATATAGGGGCGATATGAGAGCGTTTACGCTATGCTTAGCCAGATGCAGTTACGAAGATATTAATATGCCTGTCAGTATGGAAGATTTAAGGACACCTTTGCATTTGGCTTGTGCCACAGGAAACTTAGCTATGGCTCAACTTCTGATATGGGTGTGTATCAACATTTATACAATTATAGTATTGCAGAATAATATACCGGTATCTTAATGTGATATTGCAGCATAAAGCAAACCCACAAAATTTAGATCACGAAGGACGTACATGTATGTCATATGTTCGAGCACTTGAAAGAACACTCGATAGTTCATCGGATTCTATGGAAATGCAGAAACTTCTCGAAGTACTTGAGCAAGCTAGTGTCTCTGGAGTAGACGATGTAGAAACATCtcagtattaatattgtttatatTATGTACTTATTGCATGCAATGCCATAATTTAATTGATGGCTTAGAGTTGATATAACTTTTATCATTAACTGTGTTGATACTCAGAAAAACAACCAAAGTATGTTAAATGGGTTTTTAAAAAAAACGGTCTATTTCTATAAAATAGCATTGTGTACCGTGTTCAagattttctttgtatttaaCAGTATATATATCTTTCTAATCCTGGCTATAATGTTCATAAAATGTTTGACCATATATTTTAACAAGTATAACATACTCTGCATatatatttgtacattgaaACGTAGtttgaattgaaaatataattcatattattatatatattgaaCAAGGTTTAGGTCCGCGAAAGTAATGTTTAATAGCGAATTGGAGTGTACATTATTAATGACTGAGAGTACAAACACTCGTAAATCTagttatatttatatactgaATACATTTAATGTATTTGACAAATGCTTTtataattcttattttattaattatggaTTAAACGTGTAATTACCTCGCAACGTGTGTAACTTATTTTTAGTACccaaataaataaacttaaTGGCAGTTCTGAATTTCTccagtattttttatttaaacttatTGGAGAAGCACATAGCTGTGGTGACATGGTATGCTCCGTCCATTACATTTGAATCatctataaaattttcatgttATGTATCCATAAATTctacattaaaattaattgttaaagGTTTTAAAGATTAAAGGTTTTTACCTGCAGGATTCCATACATTCGTTGGAAATATAGGTAACTGACTGTAATATGTAGtagtttttaatttagatAATTGCGATTCAGATGATAGTGAAACTCTTCGTACGGTAGGTATTCTAAGAGTAATGTAAAATGGTAATTACATGAAGTTTACTTTCAACAATACTATACTTACTcgttattcaaattattaagTACTGAAACAGGTAATGGAGCAGTTAAAGTATAAATTACATTCTTATATAATTCATGACAGCTCTGTACAGGTGATTTTCCACAAACATATTGTTTAAAAGCACAAGAAAATAAAGTTTGAATATCATCATTTGGACATTCTAAATTATTCTGTATAAGTAACATAAACTCCAAACATACATGGACTTGTGccaatattattaatttttctctgaaaatattaaatgaaaaaagtatataaataaacattgaaagaaaaaaaaatatatacttcGTTACACGTATTTACCTATAAGTATCAACTGTAAACTCATCGCATGCTAGagttttaaatttttgttgtATATCATATAGTTCTTTAAATCTTGAATGTATCAAAATGTGTGTATAGtctttatacaatttttcaaaacccATATCTATGATATATTCTAATGGTAAACTGCCTGATAATAAATGTGAAATTGTTTTTTGTTGAGGATGATTAGCAATAATTTTGGCAATTCTTGTTGAATTTGAAGAATTTACCTAAAATCCATTAAAACCATCTTTTCCAATACttcatataaaattataaaaattttttcttgAACTATTGTAATACCTGCACTAAAGTGCCATTTACTATAATTTCCTTAAATACTGAATGAATACATTTTGTCATTTCAATATAATTTGAATTCACTGaaagtataaattattttacaaatgtaCTTACATTTTGACTATAAACTGTACTTACATTTTGACTGTAAACTGTACTTACTTATGACCAATTCCCATAAAAAATCAGTAAAATCTAAATTATATCTGTAGGGAAGGTTCTGTATGTACtgttgaatttttatattattttcaaaattatcttCATTTGCAAAGTTCACTTTATGCAAATCAATGGTATCAGTATTTCGAAAACTGTAATCTTTATTCAATAAAAGacttaaatttttcattattatgtCATGTTCCTGTTTTAAGTAATTGTTCAAATGTTCTTATAAAtagtttaatatttatataaatacaaaaaaatataattttatacaacCTTTGTACATGGACTCATAAAATTTTCTGGGAATTTTAAAAGAACTTGATTATTATAATCATTTGTGTTCTTTTTATATTGTCCTATTATAttcaaatattcatttaacaacaataattGTTGCCATAATTCTTTCAAAAGGCTATTATCTGAACCAGTAACAACTTGAGCAACCTAAACAAAGTACAAAACATACAtagaagaataaattatgagTAGCCTCATAGCTGTAAAGAAATATTCTTACCAAGttattctttgtttcctttaaAGGTATATATAAAGACAAACTACAAGTATTTACTTCGATGCTTAAACTCCCTTCAAAGTTgctttttacattttcatccCAATTAATCATTTCTCCTTTTATCCCAAACAAGTCAAAAATGCTAAATACAGATATAGTTACCTAtgtattgaaataatattgatAAGATATATACATAACATATCTATCATTACCAAAAAAAGTAAGATACTTACATCACGTTCGCATGCGTGTGAAAGTTCTAAAtgttgttgaaaaattttagaagAAGAATCCTTAATAACATTAAGACTTTCAATACCAGTTGaacaaatttcaattctaaTAAACCAGTTCCCTTCAATCATCGTACCTAATACTCTGCTGTTTTTATTGTCTGTACCATTGCAAAGTGCAAATATTGGAGATGAAGTATCTTTGATAAATTCAATACATTCATTTAATGCATTACTAAAACAAAATCGCATAATTATTAATGGTATTTATTATACTAAATAGTGTAATTGATATAGCTTTACCATGCTTCTGTTCTACTCAATGGTAAATACTGTTCTTCCTTTTTATAccaattttgttttattagaataatacTGTCTTGAACATCATGTCCTTCATTAAAAGAATATTTGAGAGGTGATCCAGTAACTTCAAaaactgaaatatttattacaataatttgtGTAATGTAAACAAAtagttttatttgtttttttataaaaaaactTACCACTTGTTTGATCATGCTCcgtaaatgataaataattactTTGAGATTCGAAAGGACGCTAAAACAATGAATAAACATTTGATAGAACAAATAATTCTTAAATAATCTTGTTGCTTACCtctttatataaaataatggaTGGATTTCCGAATTCTGGTAAAATTCGAAATATGTATGATAAATTGATTTCGCCTATTTTTATAGACGGAtctaattttactttttctaatacttttaaatcaaacattattttcaatagcTTTTCAATAGGTATGTACAAATATCACACTTGTATTCATTACTTTCCATTtgaattagaattttgaaattgagtGTTCGGAATTACATCATAATATATTTAACGCAGTTTTATATTGGTCAACATCTGCAGCAAAAAATGTTAaacgttttttattttccatcattattgttcaattaaatattccttttttattatatttaggtATAATAAACATGCATTTCAGAATAAAATCCTAAATTTCATAACATACAAATATCAAAAGGTAATATTTAGTTGATTTTTGGAACAGTACTGAACATTCGTGTTCGTTCAGTCGTCCCTCTGTCAGCCGTTTCGCGTTTGCGCTACTTACAGCGGATGACATCGATATGTCAATAcgtataaagtataaaatcTTGCACAGTGTATAATGTTGTAGAAATACAAGAAGATACACAGAAAAGAATCGTAATTACGATAGTGGTTAGGTTATGAAAAAGTCGAACAAATACTGGACAGGTGTGGGTAACATTTCAACAGTGTGTTTGTCTGAGGTAAAGAGGGACCGTGAGGACCTCGAAGACAATCTTCCGACTTTTTACATGAAGGAACAAGATATTCCTGAGTATCTGGAAGGCTGTGGTTTAACCACCTGTACAGCCGGTGACATGCCTGAAGACGTGGACGTCCTACGGGACAATAAAGAGCAtacaaaggaaaaaaaattatccTCTGCGTCTATAGCTGGTCCCGATACGAAAAAAACAGTAACTGTCAAACATCCCGAATCAAATAAACCGAAACCAACCACGAAAAAAGGCAAACCGATACAAGCTGATCTAGATGTGTCCAAAGAATTTACAAGATGTAGAGAAGAATGTGTAAAACGGCTGGATTTAAGTAAATCCAGTATCACTAATTTACCTAGTACCGTGCGAGACTTGACGCACTTGGTCGAGTTTTATCTTTACGGTAACAAACTCGTAACATTACCGCCAGAAATTGGTTGCCTCGCAAATTTAGAAACATTGGCATTGAGTGAAAATTCTCTGACCAGTTTGCCAAATACATTAGAAAATCTAAAGTCTTTAAGGGTTCTTGACCTAAGGCACAATAAGCTGAGTGAAATACCTGATGTTGTTTATAAATTAACAAGTCTTACTACATTATTTTTACGCTTCAATCGAGTAAGATACGTAAGTGACAACATACGAAATTTGACAAATTTAACAATGTTGAGTttgagagaaaataaaatcaagGAACTTCCTGCTGGTATTGGCAAGTTAGTTAACTTAATAACATTTGATGTATCCCATAATCATTTAGAGCATTTACCTGAAGAAATTGGAAACTGTATCCAATTGTCTACACTTGACTTGCAACACAACGAGCTTCTGGATATTCCAGATACAATTGGAAATCTAGTTTCATTAACAAGATTAGGACTTAGATATAATAGATTAACTAATATTCCAAAATCACTAGCAAACTGTAAACTGATGGATGAATTTAGCGTTGAAGGAAATCAAGTGTCTCAATTACCGGATGGACTGCTTGCAAGCCTCTCTGACTTAACAACAATTACATTATCCAGAAATGCTTTCACTGCATATCCATCAGGGGGACCAGCCCAGTTTACAaatgtttattctattaatcTTGAACATAacaaaatagataaaataccATATGGTATTTTCTCTAGAGCAAAGAACCTGACAAAATTAAACATGAAAGAGAATCAGTTAACTGCTTTACCTTTAGACATTGGTACATGGGTCAATATGGTTGAGTTAAATTTGGGTACAAATCAACTTACAAAAATTCCAG
It encodes:
- the LOC114876721 gene encoding uncharacterized protein LOC114876721, with the protein product MFDLKVLEKVKLDPSIKIGEINLSYIFRILPEFGNPSIILYKERPFESQSNYLSFTEHDQTSVFEVTGSPLKYSFNEGHDVQDSIILIKQNWYKKEEQYLPLSRTEACNALNECIEFIKDTSSPIFALCNGTDNKNSRVLGTMIEGNWFIRIEICSTGIESLNVIKDSSSKIFQQHLELSHACERDVTISVFSIFDLFGIKGEMINWDENVKSNFEGSLSIEVNTCSLSLYIPLKETKNNLVAQVVTGSDNSLLKELWQQLLLLNEYLNIIGQYKKNTNDYNNQVLLKFPENFMSPCTKEHDIIMKNLSLLLNKDYSFRNTDTIDLHKVNFANEDNFENNIKIQQYIQNLPYRYNLDFTDFLWELVIMNSNYIEMTKCIHSVFKEIIVNGTLVQVNSSNSTRIAKIIANHPQQKTISHLLSGSLPLEYIIDMGFEKLYKDYTHILIHSRFKELYDIQQKFKTLACDEFTVDTYREKLIILAQVHVCLEFMLLIQNNLECPNDDIQTLFSCAFKQYVCGKSPVQSCHELYKNVIYTLTAPLPVSVLNNLNNEIPTVRRVSLSSESQLSKLKTTTYYSQLPIFPTNVWNPADDSNVMDGAYHVTTAMCFSNKFK
- the LOC114876720 gene encoding leucine-rich repeat protein soc-2 homolog, giving the protein MKKSNKYWTGVGNISTVCLSEVKRDREDLEDNLPTFYMKEQDIPEYLEGCGLTTCTAGDMPEDVDVLRDNKEHTKEKKLSSASIAGPDTKKTVTVKHPESNKPKPTTKKGKPIQADLDVSKEFTRCREECVKRLDLSKSSITNLPSTVRDLTHLVEFYLYGNKLVTLPPEIGCLANLETLALSENSLTSLPNTLENLKSLRVLDLRHNKLSEIPDVVYKLTSLTTLFLRFNRVRYVSDNIRNLTNLTMLSLRENKIKELPAGIGKLVNLITFDVSHNHLEHLPEEIGNCIQLSTLDLQHNELLDIPDTIGNLVSLTRLGLRYNRLTNIPKSLANCKLMDEFSVEGNQVSQLPDGLLASLSDLTTITLSRNAFTAYPSGGPAQFTNVYSINLEHNKIDKIPYGIFSRAKNLTKLNMKENQLTALPLDIGTWVNMVELNLGTNQLTKIPDDIQCLQSLEILILSNNLLKRIPASIANLRKLRVLDLEENKIESLPNEIGFLRDLQKLILQSNQVTSLPRAIGHLTNLTYLSVGENNLNYLPEEIGTLENLDSLYVNDNANLHNLPFELALCTNLSIMSIENCPLSQIPPEIVAGGPSLVIQFLKMQGPYRSM